In Rhodothermus marinus DSM 4252, a single genomic region encodes these proteins:
- a CDS encoding radical SAM protein: MSRPWPSYLALSREEWQRRVEQARAMLADCRACPRDCGVNRLEDRYAACKTGRYALVSSYFPHFGEEDCLRGWNGSGTIFFAHCNLRCVFCQNYDISQAIKPHKAPPGHPPEAIAAMMLELQELGCHNINLVTPEHVVPQIVEALAIAVEHGLRLPIVYNTSAYDRLESLRLLEGIVDIYMPDFKFWSAERSRRYMKAADYPEHARAAIKEMHRQVGDLELDDEGLARRGLLIRHLVMPGCLDETRAILEWIARELGPNTYINLMDQYYPAGRVNSMTFPELNRRLSPDEYAEALHIAAELGLHRLDRRRPHPRLLMKSPWFY, encoded by the coding sequence ATGTCGCGTCCCTGGCCGTCCTACCTGGCACTGAGCCGTGAGGAATGGCAGCGCCGCGTCGAACAGGCCCGCGCCATGCTGGCCGACTGCCGGGCCTGTCCCCGCGACTGCGGCGTCAACCGCCTGGAAGATCGGTACGCCGCCTGCAAGACGGGCCGCTATGCACTCGTGAGCAGTTACTTCCCGCACTTTGGCGAAGAGGACTGTCTGCGGGGCTGGAACGGTTCGGGCACGATCTTTTTCGCCCATTGCAACCTGCGTTGCGTCTTCTGCCAGAACTATGACATCAGCCAGGCCATCAAGCCACACAAGGCGCCGCCGGGGCATCCGCCCGAAGCCATTGCGGCCATGATGCTGGAGCTGCAGGAGCTCGGCTGCCACAACATCAACCTGGTCACGCCCGAGCACGTCGTCCCTCAGATCGTCGAGGCCCTGGCGATTGCCGTTGAACACGGCCTGCGCCTGCCCATCGTCTACAACACCAGCGCCTACGACCGCCTCGAAAGCCTGCGGTTGCTCGAAGGCATCGTCGATATCTACATGCCGGACTTCAAGTTCTGGAGCGCGGAGCGCAGCCGACGCTACATGAAGGCGGCCGACTATCCCGAACACGCCCGCGCTGCCATCAAAGAAATGCACCGGCAGGTGGGCGATCTGGAACTGGACGACGAAGGGCTGGCACGCCGCGGCCTGCTCATCCGGCATCTGGTTATGCCCGGCTGTCTGGATGAAACGCGGGCCATTCTGGAATGGATCGCCCGCGAGCTCGGCCCCAACACCTACATCAATCTGATGGACCAGTACTATCCGGCCGGACGCGTCAACAGCATGACCTTCCCCGAACTCAACCGCCGCCTGAGCCCCGACGAGTATGCCGAAGCGCTGCACATCGCCGCCGAGCTGGGCCTGCACCGGCTGGACCGTCGCCGCCCCCACCCCCGCCTGCTCATGAAAAGCCCCTGGTTCTATTGA
- a CDS encoding Uma2 family endonuclease, producing the protein MARAEQRGHRPAPVAELFPPQGQWTEADYFALPETNRYVELSEGCLIMPPHPTYTHQSVLQRLFLRLQAFVEAHGLGIVRFAPLPVRLWPGKIREPDLFFIDRAHADRIGEQVCGVPDLVAEVLSPGTREVDRGEKFFEYARAGVREYWIVDPENRTIEVYVLRGHVYEPLGKFGPEETARSALLKGFEVPVRDLFAEINPSQ; encoded by the coding sequence ATGGCGCGAGCTGAACAGCGCGGTCATCGGCCGGCACCGGTGGCGGAACTGTTTCCGCCGCAGGGGCAGTGGACCGAGGCGGATTATTTTGCCCTGCCGGAGACCAACCGCTACGTGGAGCTTTCGGAAGGCTGTCTTATTATGCCTCCGCACCCTACCTATACGCACCAGTCGGTATTGCAGCGGCTATTTCTGCGCCTGCAGGCGTTCGTCGAAGCCCATGGCCTGGGAATCGTACGCTTTGCGCCGCTGCCCGTGCGTCTGTGGCCGGGGAAGATTCGGGAGCCGGATCTGTTTTTTATCGACCGGGCGCATGCCGATCGGATCGGAGAACAGGTCTGCGGCGTGCCGGATCTTGTGGCGGAAGTGCTTTCGCCCGGTACACGTGAGGTGGATCGGGGCGAAAAGTTCTTTGAATACGCCCGGGCCGGCGTGCGGGAATACTGGATCGTCGATCCGGAAAACCGCACCATCGAGGTGTATGTGCTACGGGGACATGTCTATGAGCCGCTGGGCAAGTTCGGACCGGAGGAGACGGCCCGGTCGGCATTGTTGAAGGGTTTTGAGGTACCGGTGCGTGACCTTTTTGCCGAGATAAATCCAAGTCAATAG
- a CDS encoding TonB family protein: MKRNDWIGLLTSLVVHALVLLLLAFKHVQLTQAPPLGFIEVELGPWAEGRPVQQSEQPRPNEAAPEPQPETPQEETAALPEKTRPVELPETPPVQEEERINEPEETRVAPEPQTNPAEVKKPEPDKAAQPVRPQGGGQAEGTAGAATGNEGEGQEDQRSAPYLIEGLDRTLVQAPLPVYAEKVNAIIRVRIVVDPQGRVVQAIPLIKGNPALERAVLEALRRWRFNPLPPGVPPENQTGTITFRFRLE, from the coding sequence ATGAAACGCAACGACTGGATCGGACTGCTGACCAGCCTGGTCGTCCACGCGCTGGTGTTGCTGTTGCTGGCGTTCAAGCACGTGCAGCTGACGCAGGCGCCCCCGCTGGGCTTCATCGAGGTGGAGCTGGGGCCCTGGGCCGAGGGGCGCCCCGTGCAGCAGTCCGAGCAGCCGCGGCCGAACGAGGCGGCGCCGGAGCCCCAACCGGAAACCCCACAGGAGGAGACGGCGGCCCTGCCGGAAAAGACACGTCCGGTGGAGCTGCCCGAGACGCCACCGGTCCAGGAAGAGGAGCGGATCAACGAGCCCGAAGAGACGCGTGTGGCGCCGGAGCCGCAGACCAACCCGGCCGAGGTCAAAAAGCCCGAGCCCGACAAAGCCGCGCAACCTGTTCGGCCGCAGGGCGGCGGGCAGGCCGAGGGGACGGCCGGCGCGGCCACCGGAAATGAGGGAGAAGGCCAGGAGGATCAGCGCAGCGCGCCCTATCTGATCGAGGGGCTGGATCGCACGCTCGTGCAGGCGCCGCTGCCCGTCTATGCCGAGAAGGTCAACGCCATCATCCGCGTGCGCATCGTGGTCGATCCGCAGGGGCGCGTGGTGCAGGCCATTCCGCTGATCAAAGGCAACCCGGCGCTGGAACGCGCCGTGCTGGAGGCCCTGCGGCGCTGGCGCTTCAATCCACTGCCGCCCGGCGTTCCGCCGGAAAACCAGACCGGCACCATCACCTTCCGTTTCCGGCTGGAGTGA
- the mtnA gene encoding S-methyl-5-thioribose-1-phosphate isomerase, giving the protein MIPPLYWNDEAFRVDLLDQTLLPVEERWIPIETPEQMAEAIRKLRVRGAPAIGIAAAYGVVLALRRPESGPEDVRRAIELLRGTRPTAVNLFGALRRMEAVLEAYRHADRETLRSRLLAEARAIEEEDREAGRRLGAYGLELLKDGMRVLTHCHTGGVATSGYGTALAPFILGKERGVRLEAWVDETRPLLQGSRITAWELLKAGVPATLITDSMAAHVMQQGWVDAVIVGADRIAANGDVANKIGTYGLAVLARAHGIPFYVSAPVSTIDFETPSGKEIVIEERDPREITHGFGQQTAPEGIRVYNPAFDVTPAELVTAIITDRGILRPPYPEALAALRAQLETEATTPSTT; this is encoded by the coding sequence ATGATTCCACCGCTGTACTGGAACGACGAAGCCTTTCGTGTGGACCTGCTGGACCAGACGCTCCTGCCCGTCGAGGAGCGCTGGATTCCGATCGAGACCCCCGAGCAGATGGCCGAGGCCATCCGGAAGCTCCGGGTGCGCGGGGCGCCGGCCATCGGGATTGCGGCGGCCTACGGGGTGGTGCTGGCGCTCCGGCGTCCGGAAAGCGGTCCGGAAGACGTGCGGCGGGCCATCGAGCTGCTGCGCGGGACGCGCCCCACGGCCGTGAACCTGTTCGGGGCGCTCCGGCGCATGGAAGCCGTGCTGGAAGCCTACCGGCACGCCGACCGCGAAACGCTCCGATCGCGACTTCTGGCCGAGGCCCGGGCCATCGAAGAAGAAGACCGGGAGGCCGGCCGGCGTCTGGGCGCCTACGGACTGGAGCTGCTCAAAGACGGCATGCGCGTGCTCACGCACTGCCACACGGGCGGCGTGGCGACCTCGGGCTACGGTACGGCGCTGGCGCCGTTCATTCTGGGCAAAGAGCGGGGCGTCCGGCTGGAGGCCTGGGTGGATGAGACGCGCCCGCTGCTGCAGGGTAGCCGGATCACGGCCTGGGAGCTGCTCAAGGCGGGCGTCCCGGCCACGCTGATCACCGACTCGATGGCCGCGCACGTGATGCAGCAGGGCTGGGTCGATGCCGTGATCGTCGGCGCCGACCGCATTGCGGCCAACGGCGACGTGGCCAACAAGATCGGCACCTACGGGCTGGCCGTGCTGGCCCGTGCGCATGGCATTCCGTTCTACGTGTCGGCACCCGTTTCCACGATCGATTTCGAAACACCTTCCGGCAAAGAGATTGTCATTGAAGAGCGGGATCCGCGCGAGATCACGCACGGGTTCGGGCAGCAGACGGCGCCCGAAGGCATCCGCGTCTACAACCCGGCCTTCGATGTGACCCCGGCCGAGCTGGTCACGGCGATCATCACGGACCGGGGCATTCTGCGGCCGCCGTATCCCGAGGCGCTGGCTGCGCTGCGGGCGCAACTGGAAACGGAAGCCACCACGCCGAGCACGACCTGA
- a CDS encoding PorV/PorQ family protein: MFVSRKTAVLWLLIGWSGLALPVAGQRVAKYGADFLAGGVGGRALGMGGAYVALAADVDATYWNPAGLSLLAYPELAYMHAERFAGIVSFDYAALAWPISATSTLGIAFFRSGVNDIKNTLNAWDPVRNRPKPHAEEFIETFSAADYAFYFSYARLLGEDLAVGLSAKVVRRAIGDFAEAWGYSVDAGARYRLGRFWLGVNVQDLSTMLQSWSINPDAFALETINPETGQPYTFEEAFGQELPEGGTYLVLPVLRLGSAYEQPLGMHRLVVAADVDVAFDGQRAYAVNVGDVSLHPRLGAEFWYRDVVALRAGVNRLAYSDRFGLELTPTVGAGVRLRHLTLDYSFGDFAGLASELGFAHRLAVRFVLARENWHRPDI, from the coding sequence ATGTTCGTTTCGAGAAAAACGGCGGTCCTCTGGTTGCTGATCGGATGGAGCGGGCTGGCCCTGCCGGTCGCCGGACAACGGGTGGCCAAGTACGGCGCCGACTTTCTGGCCGGCGGCGTGGGCGGTCGGGCGCTCGGCATGGGCGGGGCCTACGTGGCGCTGGCGGCCGACGTGGACGCCACCTACTGGAATCCGGCCGGTCTGAGCCTGCTGGCCTACCCGGAGCTCGCCTACATGCACGCCGAGCGCTTCGCCGGGATCGTCTCGTTCGACTACGCGGCGCTGGCCTGGCCGATCAGTGCCACCTCGACGCTGGGCATCGCGTTTTTCCGGAGTGGCGTCAACGACATCAAGAACACGCTGAACGCCTGGGATCCGGTGCGCAACCGCCCGAAGCCGCACGCCGAGGAGTTCATCGAGACGTTCTCGGCGGCCGACTATGCGTTCTACTTCAGCTATGCCCGGTTGCTGGGCGAAGACCTGGCCGTGGGACTTTCGGCCAAGGTGGTGCGCCGGGCGATCGGTGACTTCGCCGAAGCCTGGGGCTACAGCGTCGACGCCGGCGCTCGCTATCGGCTGGGACGCTTCTGGCTGGGGGTGAACGTGCAGGATCTTTCGACGATGCTCCAGAGCTGGAGTATCAACCCGGATGCGTTCGCGCTGGAGACGATCAACCCGGAAACGGGCCAGCCCTACACGTTCGAGGAAGCGTTCGGTCAGGAGTTGCCGGAGGGGGGCACCTACCTGGTGCTGCCGGTGCTCCGGCTGGGCTCGGCCTACGAGCAGCCGCTCGGCATGCACCGGCTCGTGGTGGCCGCCGACGTGGACGTGGCCTTCGACGGCCAGCGCGCCTACGCCGTCAACGTGGGCGATGTGTCGCTGCACCCCCGGCTGGGGGCCGAGTTCTGGTATCGGGACGTGGTGGCGCTGCGGGCGGGCGTCAACCGCCTGGCCTACTCCGACCGCTTCGGACTCGAACTGACGCCCACGGTGGGCGCGGGCGTGCGGCTCCGGCATCTGACCCTCGATTACAGCTTCGGCGACTTTGCCGGACTGGCCTCCGAGCTGGGGTTCGCGCACCGGTTGGCCGTGCGCTTCGTGCTGGCCCGGGAAAACTGGCACCGCCCGGACATTTGA
- a CDS encoding class I SAM-dependent rRNA methyltransferase, producing the protein MRVVLKPGKDKLLRRGYPWVFANQIHRVEGRPRTGDVVEIAAADGTLYGLGFYHERSQIAVRFLTPDPEATIDAAFFRQRLERALALRETAFGDSTHYRLVFSESDGLPGTIIDRYGEVLTWTCLCYGMEQRRDLILDLLEELLQPRAIVERNDNSLREKDGLPQQRGILRGRYDGPVEIVEDGVRFRVDVLEGLKTGFFLDQRLHRPVVARLARDRRVLDVFSADGGFGLMAAARGAAHVHLLDISEPAMQRARENARLNGLDLSRLTFDVANALDRLGELVAQGATYDLIVLDPPAFAKSKRHLDDARRAYQRINISALRLLPPGGLLATASCSQALDEDEFLKIIHYSARRVGCGLRLLYRGTQPPDHPVLEAMPETHYLKFFLFQKMADEVPPVRQ; encoded by the coding sequence ATGCGCGTCGTTCTCAAACCCGGCAAAGACAAACTGCTGCGTCGCGGCTACCCGTGGGTGTTCGCCAATCAGATTCACCGCGTGGAAGGACGCCCGCGGACCGGCGATGTCGTCGAGATCGCCGCGGCCGATGGCACCCTCTATGGACTCGGATTCTATCACGAGCGCTCCCAGATTGCCGTGCGCTTTCTCACGCCCGATCCGGAAGCCACCATCGACGCCGCATTCTTCCGCCAGCGGCTGGAGCGGGCGCTGGCGCTCCGCGAGACCGCCTTCGGCGACAGCACGCACTACCGCCTGGTCTTCAGCGAAAGCGACGGCCTGCCCGGCACGATCATCGACCGCTACGGCGAAGTGCTCACCTGGACCTGTCTCTGCTACGGGATGGAGCAGCGCCGGGACCTGATTCTCGACCTGCTGGAGGAGCTGCTGCAACCCCGCGCGATCGTCGAACGCAACGACAACAGCCTCCGCGAAAAGGACGGCCTCCCTCAGCAACGGGGCATCCTGCGCGGCCGCTACGACGGACCGGTGGAGATCGTCGAGGATGGCGTGCGTTTCCGCGTGGACGTGCTCGAAGGGCTCAAGACGGGCTTCTTTCTGGATCAGCGATTGCACCGGCCCGTGGTGGCCCGCCTGGCGCGCGACCGGCGCGTGCTCGATGTGTTTTCGGCCGATGGCGGCTTCGGGCTGATGGCCGCAGCGCGCGGTGCCGCCCACGTACACCTGCTCGACATCTCCGAGCCAGCCATGCAACGCGCCCGCGAAAATGCCCGCCTGAACGGCCTCGACCTGTCGCGCCTGACCTTCGACGTAGCGAATGCCCTCGACCGCCTTGGCGAACTCGTTGCGCAGGGCGCCACGTACGACCTGATCGTGCTCGATCCGCCCGCCTTCGCCAAAAGCAAGCGGCATCTGGACGACGCGCGCCGGGCCTACCAGCGCATCAACATCAGCGCGCTGCGCCTGCTACCGCCCGGCGGCCTGCTGGCCACGGCTTCGTGCTCGCAGGCGCTCGACGAAGACGAGTTTCTGAAAATCATTCACTACAGCGCCCGCCGTGTCGGGTGCGGCCTGCGCCTGCTCTACCGAGGCACCCAGCCGCCCGATCATCCCGTCCTCGAAGCCATGCCCGAAACGCATTACCTCAAGTTCTTCCTCTTTCAGAAGATGGCCGACGAAGTGCCACCGGTCCGGCAGTGA
- a CDS encoding isoamylase early set domain-containing protein: MIEKKKTSRGISVTFKLPADVAHESVSVVGDFNNWDPSAHPMRLYKNKGYWSKSIVLKPGTYQFRYFVDGERWVNDDQADGYTASPFFSENCLLHVE; this comes from the coding sequence ATGATCGAGAAGAAAAAGACGAGTCGGGGTATCAGTGTTACCTTCAAGTTGCCGGCCGACGTGGCGCATGAAAGCGTGTCCGTCGTGGGCGACTTCAACAACTGGGATCCGTCGGCCCATCCCATGCGCCTCTACAAAAACAAAGGCTACTGGAGCAAGTCGATCGTGCTCAAGCCCGGTACCTATCAGTTCCGCTACTTTGTCGATGGCGAGCGCTGGGTGAACGACGATCAGGCCGACGGCTACACCGCCAGCCCGTTCTTCAGCGAGAACTGCCTGCTGCACGTGGAATGA
- a CDS encoding serine hydrolase yields MAGINLKRHLLIATGLLVVAIGVVVLRYRDTFGVMLDNLRAMREGRALAETLRSPQDLLAYLLDHPTQASLVVFDVTAPDSGLYFQPEVARPVAGLPRLLLLAGYAEAVAQGELDPDEPIARQALDRYVLPSLGAQVHTHALSLLPDTGDTLPLWQVVQLLLEGNDPAAHDYLLLRLGQASLATLPERFGVPTLEPPRPLLGLFLSWHAMPALEGRRTEPFALTQAVVRDARLHDALATHLEQQGSGLSLWDQRDRAQATYPRGTAQGYAALLRRIATDSSAWGRTMRGYLERTLPDTLQTSLKVLAVESGLFPGLVSVAAYARRHDRPGVRVAVLLMDAVPMAVLYHLAQTRLEQGLVLQLLGDDAFFEQARGRLHTTAPLAQATGMGR; encoded by the coding sequence ATGGCGGGGATCAACCTGAAACGCCATCTGCTGATCGCCACCGGATTGCTGGTAGTGGCGATCGGGGTCGTCGTCCTGCGCTATCGGGACACCTTTGGCGTGATGCTGGACAATCTGCGGGCCATGCGAGAGGGCCGCGCGCTGGCCGAAACGTTGCGCAGTCCGCAGGACCTGCTCGCCTATCTGCTGGATCACCCGACACAGGCTTCGCTGGTGGTCTTTGACGTCACGGCGCCGGACTCCGGGCTCTACTTCCAGCCGGAGGTGGCGCGGCCGGTGGCCGGACTCCCCCGACTGCTGCTGCTGGCCGGCTATGCCGAAGCGGTGGCGCAGGGCGAGCTGGACCCGGACGAACCGATCGCCCGCCAGGCGCTCGACCGGTACGTGTTGCCATCGCTGGGCGCGCAGGTGCACACGCATGCCCTCTCGCTGCTGCCGGACACCGGCGATACACTCCCCCTGTGGCAGGTCGTGCAGCTCCTGCTGGAAGGCAACGATCCGGCCGCGCACGACTACCTGCTGCTGCGTCTGGGGCAGGCTTCGCTGGCCACGCTGCCGGAGCGATTCGGTGTGCCGACGCTGGAACCGCCGCGGCCGCTCCTGGGGCTTTTTCTGAGCTGGCATGCCATGCCGGCGCTGGAGGGTCGCCGTACCGAGCCCTTTGCACTGACGCAGGCCGTCGTGCGCGATGCACGTCTGCATGATGCGCTGGCAACCCATCTGGAGCAGCAGGGCTCCGGCCTGAGTCTGTGGGACCAGCGCGATCGGGCGCAGGCTACCTACCCCCGTGGTACGGCGCAGGGTTATGCCGCATTGCTTCGGCGTATTGCGACCGACAGCTCGGCCTGGGGACGCACCATGCGTGGCTATCTGGAGCGTACGCTACCCGACACGTTGCAGACCAGCCTGAAGGTGCTGGCCGTCGAAAGCGGGCTGTTTCCGGGGCTGGTCAGCGTGGCCGCCTATGCCCGGCGGCACGATCGGCCCGGGGTGCGCGTGGCGGTGCTGCTGATGGACGCCGTTCCCATGGCCGTGCTCTACCACCTGGCCCAGACGCGCCTCGAACAGGGACTGGTGTTGCAATTGCTGGGCGATGACGCTTTCTTCGAACAGGCCCGTGGACGCCTGCACACGACAGCACCCCTTGCGCAGGCTACCGGGATGGGCAGGTAA
- a CDS encoding sodium:solute symporter family protein, with protein sequence MSIIGWTFFWVAITFSVYIGIAIWSRVKDTAGFYVAGQGIPSVANGAAVAADWMSAASFISMAGLISFMGYDGAVYLMGWTGGYVLLAVLLAPFLRKFGKFTVPDFVGERYYSNTARVVAAIAALFVSFTYVAGQMRGVGVVFSRFLQVDIVWGVVIGMAIVSLYAVLGGMKGITWTQVAQYTVLIIAYLIPAFAIAYTLTGIPLPQLALGKVLPRLDQLQYELLGNFYSQPFKGSWDMLNVFCVTFALMTGTAGLPHVIVRFYTVRRVVDARWSAFWALFFIGLLYLTAPAVAMFARYYILNAFSELGPTGMLDLSWVQNWAQTGLIRTGEWSEGMTAAALLSTIDRDIIVLATPEIANLSAWVVGLVAAGGLAAALSTASGLLLVIGSAMAHDIYGQIINPSAPDHVKLTVARVMIFLGVIIAGLLGIFPPGFVAEVVAFAFGLACSSFFPVIVLGVFWKRCTKEGAIAGMLTGLLFTFTLIVLMRADRVLGLEEPILSSFLGINAQGVGTIGMILNFIVTILVSLRTPPPPKEVQTLVEQIRYPRVLRAEELESA encoded by the coding sequence ATGAGCATCATTGGTTGGACTTTCTTCTGGGTGGCGATCACGTTTTCCGTCTACATCGGTATCGCCATCTGGAGTCGCGTGAAGGACACGGCCGGTTTCTACGTGGCCGGGCAGGGCATCCCGAGCGTTGCCAACGGCGCGGCCGTGGCCGCCGACTGGATGAGTGCGGCCAGCTTCATCTCGATGGCGGGGCTGATTTCTTTCATGGGCTATGACGGGGCCGTCTACCTGATGGGCTGGACGGGCGGCTACGTGCTGCTGGCCGTGCTGCTGGCGCCGTTCCTGCGTAAGTTCGGGAAGTTCACGGTGCCCGACTTCGTGGGCGAACGCTACTACTCCAATACGGCCCGGGTGGTGGCGGCTATCGCGGCCCTGTTCGTTTCCTTTACTTACGTGGCCGGGCAGATGCGCGGCGTGGGCGTCGTCTTCAGCCGCTTCCTGCAGGTGGACATCGTTTGGGGCGTGGTCATCGGCATGGCGATCGTCTCGCTCTACGCCGTGCTGGGCGGCATGAAGGGAATCACCTGGACGCAGGTGGCCCAGTACACCGTGCTGATCATCGCCTACCTGATCCCAGCCTTCGCCATTGCCTACACGCTGACGGGCATTCCGCTGCCGCAGCTGGCGCTGGGTAAAGTGCTGCCGCGGCTGGACCAGCTCCAGTACGAGCTGCTGGGCAACTTCTACAGCCAGCCCTTCAAGGGGAGCTGGGACATGCTGAACGTCTTCTGCGTGACGTTCGCCCTGATGACCGGAACGGCCGGTCTGCCGCACGTGATCGTGCGCTTCTACACGGTGCGGCGCGTGGTGGATGCCCGCTGGTCGGCCTTCTGGGCGCTGTTCTTCATCGGCTTGCTGTACCTGACGGCGCCGGCCGTGGCCATGTTCGCCCGCTACTATATCCTGAATGCGTTCAGCGAGCTGGGGCCGACGGGCATGCTCGATCTGAGCTGGGTCCAGAACTGGGCGCAGACCGGTCTGATCCGCACAGGCGAGTGGAGTGAGGGCATGACGGCGGCTGCGTTGCTCAGCACGATCGACCGCGACATTATCGTGCTGGCCACGCCGGAGATCGCCAACCTGTCGGCCTGGGTGGTCGGGCTGGTGGCGGCCGGTGGTCTGGCCGCAGCGCTATCGACGGCCTCGGGCCTGCTGCTGGTGATCGGCTCGGCCATGGCGCACGACATCTACGGCCAGATCATCAACCCGAGCGCCCCCGATCATGTGAAGCTGACGGTGGCCCGCGTGATGATTTTCCTTGGTGTGATCATCGCCGGGTTGCTGGGCATCTTCCCGCCGGGCTTCGTGGCCGAGGTGGTGGCCTTTGCCTTCGGCCTGGCCTGCTCCAGCTTCTTCCCGGTCATCGTACTGGGCGTGTTCTGGAAGCGGTGCACCAAGGAAGGGGCCATCGCCGGCATGCTGACCGGTCTGCTCTTTACGTTTACGCTGATCGTGCTGATGCGGGCCGACCGCGTGCTCGGCCTCGAGGAGCCGATCCTGAGCAGCTTCCTGGGCATCAACGCGCAGGGCGTGGGCACGATCGGTATGATCTTGAACTTCATCGTGACGATTCTGGTCTCGCTCCGCACGCCGCCGCCTCCGAAGGAAGTGCAGACGCTCGTGGAGCAGATCCGTTATCCGCGCGTGCTGCGCGCCGAAGAGCTGGAATCGGCCTGA
- a CDS encoding DUF4212 domain-containing protein: MAQMDRKTYWREVRKRTAWLLVIWFIVGYVLSIFLVEPLNTLKIAGVPMGFWMAQQGSIMIFILLILAYAIMMGKLDRAAGVEEDAGTTAPPSQAH; the protein is encoded by the coding sequence ATGGCGCAAATGGACCGCAAAACGTACTGGCGGGAAGTGCGCAAGCGTACCGCCTGGCTGCTGGTCATCTGGTTCATCGTCGGGTACGTGCTGAGCATTTTTCTGGTCGAACCGCTCAACACGCTGAAGATCGCCGGCGTCCCGATGGGGTTCTGGATGGCCCAGCAGGGCAGCATTATGATCTTCATCCTGCTGATTCTGGCTTACGCCATCATGATGGGTAAGCTGGACCGGGCGGCCGGTGTCGAGGAAGACGCCGGCACGACGGCACCCCCCTCGCAGGCGCACTGA